A single Muntiacus reevesi chromosome 9, mMunRee1.1, whole genome shotgun sequence DNA region contains:
- the LOC136175658 gene encoding olfactory receptor 10A7-like: MNAIETNFTVTEFVFLGLSSQPKMQLILFIMFLFFYLLTVVGNIIIITIIQVETRLQTPMYFFLTNLSFLDICYTSTDVPQMLSNMVGGRKTIPFSRCATQMYFSLSFGMTECVLLGVMAYDRYVAICHPLHYAVIMNRSTCGQLAGVSWASSFLSSTVINIFTLSLPYCGPNVLDHFFCEVPSILRLACTDTSFTEMVVFVFTVVIVFIPFLLIVVSYARILLTVLRMRSASGRHKALSTCASHLMVVALFYGTGIFMYMRPQSKTSRAGGKIIAVFYTVITPMLNPLIYSLRNQDVKGALRRALAKQRA, translated from the coding sequence ATGAATGCGATAGAAACAAACTTCACTGTGACTGAATTTGTGTTCCTGGGGCTCTCATCACAGCCGAAGATGCAGctcattctttttattatgttCCTGTTCTTCTATTTATTAACCGTGGTGGGGAATATTATCATTATCACTATCATCCAGGTAGAAACACGTCTCCAAACTCCGATGTACTTCTTCCTCACTAATTTATCCTTTCTGGATATCTGCTACACATCCACTGATGTCCCACAAATGCTCTCCAACATGGTGGGCGGAAGGAAGACCATCCCATTTTCTAGATGTGCCACTCAGATGTACTTCTCCCTCTCCTTTGGAATGACTGAGTGTGTTCTCCTCGGTGTCATGGCTTACGACAgatatgtggccatctgccaccctctCCACTACGCAGTCATTATGAACCGAAGCACCTGTGGCCAGCTAGCAGGAGTTTCTTGGGCCAGTAGTTTCCTGAGTTCCACGGTCATCAACATCTTCACCTTGAGTTTACCCTACTGTGGACCCAATGTCCTGGATCACTTCTTCTGTGAGGTTCCTTCCATCCTGAGGCTGGCCTGCACTGACACCTCATTCACCGAGATGGTTGTTTTCGTCTTCACCGTCGTCATTgtcttcattccttttctcctcatTGTTGTTTCCTATGCCCGGATCCTTCTGACAGTTCTCAGGATGCGGTCAGCCTCTGGAAGGCACAAGGCTCTGTCCACTTGTGCTTCCCATCTGATGGTGGTGGCCTTGTTCTACGGAACTGGCATCTTCATGTACATGAGACCCCAGTCAAAGACCTCCAGGGCTGGGGGCAAGATCATCGCGGTGTTCTACACTGTGATCACGCCCATGCTCAACCCCCTGATCTATAGCCTACGGAACCAAGATGTAAAAGGGGCTCTAAGAAGAGCTCTGGCAAAACAGAGGGCATGA